A single region of the Armatimonadota bacterium genome encodes:
- the acoA gene encoding aconitate hydratase A — MKNTFSSKDRLHTSAGEVTFYRLAALQREGIVGLDRLPYSIRVLLENLLRHEDGEIITAEDILALARWSGGGEAREIAFMPARVVMQDFTGVPAVVDLAAMRSAMQRLGGDPMKINPIVPVDLVIDHSVQVDVFGTPDAVEKNVEIEYRRNAERYVFLRWAQSAFSNFRIVPPGMGIVHQVNLEYLSPLVHLREHHGTLTAYPDTLVGTDSHTTMINGLGVLGWGVGGIEAEAVMLGQPYYMLTPEVVGFRLTGELPEGATATDLVLTVTQMLRQKGVVGKFVEFTGDGVSRLSLPDRATLANMAPEYGATMGFFPVDAETITYLRQTGRPDEVVELAERYCKENLLFRTDDAPEPLFSDVLELDLSSVEPSLAGPKRPHDRVPLREVKKSFAISLRAPVKERGFELSEAQVERRAPVEGADYSLTHGDVVIAAITSCTNTSNPSVMIGAGLLAKKAVEKGLQVKPWVKTSLAPGSRVVTDYLQASGLIPYLEQLRFHVVGYGCTTCIGNSGPVPEPIATAVKEGNLVVAAVLSGNRNFEGRINPVVRANYLASPMLVVAYALAGTVHIDLYHEPLGMDKEGQPVYLRDIWPSQEEIRQQIQQSLDAEMFRRQYARVFAGDKFWQELPVPEGELYSWNPSSTYIQEPPYFVNLSSEPAPLSDIHDAYVLAVFGDSITTDHISPAGSIAVSSPAGQYLIARGVQPQEFNSYGSRRGNHEVMMRGTFANIRIKNLLLPGTEGGITIHFPSGETLPIYEAAMRYKQAGIPLIVIAGKEYGSGSSRDWAAKGTILLGVKAVLAESFERIHRSNLVGMGVLPLQFLPGENRETLGLTGRERYTVLGLQNLQPRCEVTVVVRDETGNEKRFHAIARIDTPVEVEYYKHGGILPMVLRQIAKGERS, encoded by the coding sequence ATGAAAAATACCTTTTCATCCAAAGATCGGCTTCACACTTCTGCCGGTGAGGTCACCTTTTACCGTTTAGCTGCTTTGCAGCGAGAGGGCATCGTCGGTCTGGACCGACTTCCCTACTCCATTCGCGTGCTGCTGGAGAACCTGTTGCGTCATGAGGATGGCGAAATCATCACTGCAGAAGACATCCTTGCCCTGGCGCGATGGTCTGGCGGCGGTGAGGCACGCGAAATCGCTTTCATGCCCGCTCGCGTGGTGATGCAGGATTTCACCGGTGTACCCGCCGTGGTAGACCTGGCGGCGATGCGCTCCGCCATGCAGCGTCTGGGGGGTGACCCGATGAAGATTAACCCCATCGTGCCGGTGGACCTGGTGATTGACCACTCGGTGCAGGTGGATGTGTTTGGCACGCCAGACGCTGTGGAGAAAAACGTGGAGATAGAGTATCGGCGCAACGCGGAGCGTTATGTCTTTTTGCGCTGGGCGCAATCGGCTTTCAGCAACTTCCGCATCGTACCGCCGGGCATGGGTATCGTGCATCAGGTCAATCTGGAGTACCTCTCGCCGCTGGTGCATCTGCGCGAGCACCATGGTACACTCACCGCCTATCCTGACACGCTGGTAGGAACCGATAGCCACACCACCATGATCAACGGTCTGGGCGTGCTGGGCTGGGGTGTAGGAGGCATTGAAGCAGAGGCGGTGATGCTGGGACAGCCCTACTATATGCTGACGCCAGAAGTGGTGGGCTTCCGGTTAACGGGTGAACTTCCTGAAGGAGCCACTGCTACAGACCTGGTGTTGACCGTCACGCAGATGCTACGCCAGAAAGGGGTCGTGGGGAAGTTTGTAGAATTCACCGGCGATGGTGTCAGCCGTCTCAGTCTGCCCGACCGCGCTACCCTGGCGAATATGGCGCCGGAATACGGCGCAACAATGGGCTTTTTCCCGGTGGATGCCGAGACCATCACCTACCTGCGTCAGACCGGTAGACCGGATGAGGTGGTGGAACTGGCGGAGCGATATTGCAAGGAGAACCTGCTGTTCCGTACCGACGATGCTCCCGAGCCTCTCTTTAGCGACGTGCTGGAGCTGGACCTGAGTAGCGTAGAACCCAGTCTTGCCGGTCCCAAGCGCCCCCACGACCGGGTGCCTCTGCGCGAGGTGAAGAAGTCTTTTGCTATCAGTCTGCGAGCACCTGTCAAGGAGCGTGGCTTCGAACTGAGCGAAGCACAGGTGGAAAGACGCGCGCCGGTAGAAGGGGCGGACTATAGCCTCACGCACGGCGATGTGGTGATTGCCGCCATCACCAGCTGCACCAACACCAGTAACCCCTCAGTGATGATTGGTGCAGGCTTGCTGGCGAAAAAAGCGGTGGAGAAAGGACTGCAGGTGAAGCCCTGGGTAAAGACCAGCCTGGCACCCGGCTCGCGTGTGGTCACCGACTACCTGCAAGCGTCTGGGCTGATACCCTACCTGGAGCAGCTGCGGTTCCATGTGGTGGGCTATGGATGCACCACATGCATCGGCAATAGCGGTCCCGTACCTGAGCCCATTGCGACAGCGGTCAAAGAAGGCAACTTGGTGGTGGCTGCCGTGCTCAGTGGCAACCGCAACTTCGAGGGGCGCATCAACCCCGTGGTGCGTGCCAACTATCTGGCTTCGCCCATGCTGGTGGTTGCGTACGCGCTGGCAGGCACGGTGCATATCGATCTGTACCATGAACCACTGGGCATGGACAAGGAGGGGCAACCCGTCTACCTGCGGGACATCTGGCCCTCGCAGGAAGAGATTCGGCAGCAGATTCAGCAATCGCTGGATGCGGAGATGTTTCGCAGGCAGTATGCGCGGGTGTTTGCGGGCGACAAGTTCTGGCAGGAGCTGCCCGTACCTGAGGGCGAGCTGTACAGCTGGAACCCCAGCTCCACCTACATCCAGGAGCCACCCTACTTCGTGAATCTGTCCTCTGAGCCCGCGCCGCTCAGCGATATTCACGATGCTTACGTGCTGGCAGTGTTCGGTGACTCCATTACCACCGACCATATCTCTCCCGCTGGTTCTATCGCGGTGAGCAGTCCGGCAGGGCAATACCTGATAGCACGCGGTGTACAGCCTCAGGAGTTCAATTCCTACGGCTCGCGGCGCGGCAACCACGAGGTGATGATGCGTGGTACCTTTGCCAACATCCGCATTAAGAACCTTTTGCTACCCGGCACAGAGGGAGGCATTACCATCCACTTCCCCTCGGGGGAGACTCTGCCCATCTACGAAGCGGCGATGCGCTACAAGCAGGCAGGCATCCCGCTGATAGTGATCGCAGGCAAGGAGTATGGATCTGGCTCCTCGCGCGACTGGGCAGCGAAGGGTACGATTCTGCTGGGGGTCAAGGCGGTGCTGGCGGAGAGCTTCGAGCGCATTCACCGCAGCAATCTGGTGGGGATGGGCGTCTTGCCTCTGCAGTTCCTGCCGGGCGAGAATCGCGAGACGCTGGGGCTGACAGGTCGTGAGAGATATACGGTGCTGGGTCTTCAGAACCTGCAGCCGCGTTGCGAGGTCACTGTTGTCGTCCGCGATGAGACAGGCAATGAGAAACGCTTCCACGCCATCGCACGCATTGACACGCCAGTGGAGGTGGAGTACTATAAGCACGGAGGCATTCTGCCGATGGTGCTACGCCAGATAGCAAAAGGTGAAAGATCATGA
- a CDS encoding chemotaxis protein CheC: MSAQPQFALSHEQYDALREIANIGMGKASSALADLIGTTILISVPQAVCVSISDLPNVLRDPEQVTAGIYLQVTGEVAGHATFIFEVGSAHRLAGALLGIQEVNLDEITASALMEIGNIMLSAYLTAISDFTGLQLLPSPPVMAVDMGCAILSAVIANMQNLDDYAVTIATDIYDPQGLISGTFVFLPEPGGIQRILESIGMG; this comes from the coding sequence ATGAGCGCCCAGCCACAATTTGCTCTCAGTCATGAACAGTATGACGCTCTGCGCGAAATCGCCAACATCGGGATGGGCAAAGCCTCTTCGGCACTCGCCGACCTGATTGGTACCACCATCCTCATCAGCGTACCGCAGGCGGTTTGCGTATCCATCAGCGACCTTCCGAACGTTTTGCGCGACCCCGAGCAGGTGACCGCAGGTATCTACCTGCAGGTGACCGGAGAGGTGGCAGGGCACGCCACGTTCATCTTCGAGGTCGGCAGCGCGCATCGTCTTGCAGGGGCACTGCTGGGAATACAGGAGGTGAATCTGGATGAAATCACCGCCTCCGCGCTGATGGAAATCGGCAACATCATGCTGAGCGCTTATCTCACCGCCATCAGCGATTTCACCGGGCTACAACTTCTACCCAGCCCACCCGTGATGGCAGTGGATATGGGTTGCGCTATCCTCAGTGCGGTTATCGCCAACATGCAGAACCTGGACGATTACGCAGTGACCATTGCTACCGATATTTACGATCCCCAGGGGCTGATTTCAGGTACGTTTGTCTTTCTGCCCGAGCCAGGCGGCATTCAGAGAATCCTCGAGTCTATAGGGATGGGTTAA
- the cheD gene encoding putative chemoreceptor glutamine deamidase CheD translates to MSSNLTVGMGEIQVVRGAGHVLTALGLGSCIGVCLYDPLTRVAGMVHVVLPQSPADKRGELPGKFADTAIPAIVQSMVEMGASASRLKAAIAGGAQLFQFGVSSSLDVGARNAEAVIAALRNAGIPLLAKDVGGSVGRTLRLVSDNGLVVVRTIGGVERELAVLGSILASSGVAA, encoded by the coding sequence ATGAGCAGCAATCTCACGGTGGGGATGGGAGAGATACAGGTGGTTCGCGGTGCCGGTCACGTTTTAACCGCTCTGGGATTGGGCTCTTGTATTGGTGTATGTTTGTATGACCCTTTGACACGGGTGGCGGGCATGGTGCATGTGGTACTCCCCCAGAGTCCAGCGGATAAGAGGGGAGAGTTACCGGGCAAGTTCGCTGACACTGCGATACCGGCTATTGTGCAGAGCATGGTAGAGATGGGTGCCAGTGCTTCCCGGCTGAAAGCGGCAATCGCAGGAGGGGCACAGCTCTTTCAGTTTGGGGTGAGCAGCTCGCTGGATGTGGGGGCGCGCAACGCGGAAGCGGTCATCGCCGCCCTGCGGAACGCGGGCATCCCCCTGCTGGCAAAGGACGTGGGGGGCAGTGTGGGACGCACCCTCCGCCTGGTCTCGGATAATGGACTGGTGGTGGTGCGTACCATCGGCGGCGTAGAGCGCGAACTGGCGGTACTGGGCAGTATTCTAGCCTCTTCAGGGGTGGCAGCATGA
- a CDS encoding RNA 2',3'-cyclic phosphodiesterase gives MMRLFFAVLLDDHTRQRVALVQEAMKRALAGQRISWVKTENLHLTLRFLGEQDEKGLRQAIEAGQSVAERHSVFRFVVRGAGVFPDMRRARVLWVGVEEPVEPLYHLAHHLEQDLRQRGFVPEDKPFRSHITLARIKEPPPAQVVQRLLEALPDEPLGGVEVHSFVLMQSVLHPDGSVYTPVREFPLSTS, from the coding sequence ATGATGCGCCTGTTCTTCGCCGTATTACTGGACGACCACACCAGACAGCGTGTTGCGCTGGTGCAGGAAGCGATGAAGCGTGCGCTGGCGGGACAGCGCATCTCATGGGTGAAGACAGAAAACCTGCACCTGACTCTGCGCTTCCTCGGTGAACAGGACGAGAAGGGCTTGCGACAGGCGATAGAGGCAGGACAATCTGTCGCCGAGCGGCATTCCGTTTTCCGTTTTGTGGTACGGGGCGCTGGAGTATTCCCCGACATGCGCCGCGCCAGGGTGCTGTGGGTAGGCGTCGAGGAACCTGTGGAACCCCTCTACCATCTGGCACATCACCTGGAACAGGACCTGCGCCAGCGCGGCTTTGTCCCAGAAGACAAACCTTTCCGCTCGCATATCACCCTGGCGCGGATCAAGGAGCCACCGCCGGCACAGGTGGTTCAGAGGCTCCTCGAAGCTCTGCCCGACGAGCCGCTGGGAGGGGTAGAGGTACACTCTTTTGTGCTGATGCAGAGTGTGCTGCATCCCGACGGCTCGGTGTATACCCCGGTGCGGGAGTTCCCGCTGAGCACGAGCTAA
- the cinA gene encoding putative competence-damage inducible protein: protein MIAEIVSVGTELLMGQIVDSNAAFISAALPSVGYRVLYRQTVGDNLERLTQTLQLALSRADVVITIGGLGPTMDDLTREGIAAALDEPLILDHDLQQELQQKFQQRRYPMVNSILRQAYRPACARPLPNPNGTAPGLVAEKDGKAIIALPGPPAELIPMFQNHVLPYLRERAGGEPGVILSRILRVCGMGESLVEDRIKDLMEDSNPTVAPYAKTGEVHLRITASAPSPEQAQAMIAEREAQIRERLGSAVYGVDDQTLEQAVMELLWAKEATVAVAESCTGGLIGHRLTEVPGSSKALIGGVVAYSNALKTQLLGVPEETLQQHGAVSEPTARAMAEGIRRLTGAHFGIGTTGIAGPTGGTPEKPVGLVYIAVASEKGTRVAEHRFIGRRSEVKWRASQAALVMLREELL, encoded by the coding sequence ATGATCGCAGAGATCGTCTCAGTAGGTACAGAGCTGCTGATGGGGCAGATTGTGGATAGCAACGCTGCCTTTATCAGCGCGGCGCTACCCTCTGTCGGTTATAGAGTGCTGTATCGGCAGACGGTTGGAGACAATCTGGAACGGCTCACGCAAACGCTCCAGCTCGCGCTTTCACGAGCAGATGTGGTCATCACCATTGGCGGTTTAGGACCCACCATGGATGACCTGACGCGCGAAGGCATCGCTGCTGCGCTGGATGAGCCGCTTATCCTGGACCATGATCTCCAGCAGGAGCTGCAGCAGAAGTTCCAGCAGCGTCGCTACCCGATGGTCAACAGCATCCTCCGGCAGGCGTATCGCCCGGCATGTGCTCGCCCGCTGCCCAACCCCAACGGCACCGCGCCCGGTCTGGTCGCCGAAAAAGACGGAAAAGCCATTATTGCCCTGCCCGGTCCTCCTGCGGAACTGATCCCCATGTTTCAGAATCACGTGCTGCCTTACTTGCGCGAGAGGGCAGGGGGTGAGCCGGGGGTCATCCTGTCACGCATCCTGCGCGTGTGTGGCATGGGTGAATCGCTGGTGGAAGACCGTATCAAAGATCTGATGGAGGATTCCAATCCCACTGTAGCGCCCTATGCGAAAACAGGTGAGGTTCATCTGCGCATCACCGCCAGTGCACCCTCCCCTGAACAAGCTCAAGCGATGATTGCTGAGAGAGAGGCTCAAATCCGCGAGCGATTGGGAAGTGCGGTGTATGGGGTGGACGACCAGACCCTGGAACAGGCGGTGATGGAGTTGCTGTGGGCAAAGGAAGCCACTGTGGCAGTTGCCGAGTCCTGCACCGGCGGGCTGATTGGACATCGGCTGACAGAAGTGCCCGGCAGCTCCAAAGCCCTGATAGGGGGAGTAGTCGCCTACAGTAACGCCCTGAAGACACAGTTGCTGGGCGTGCCAGAAGAGACCCTACAGCAGCACGGCGCAGTCAGCGAACCCACCGCCCGGGCGATGGCGGAAGGCATCCGTCGCCTCACCGGTGCACACTTTGGCATCGGCACAACGGGCATCGCCGGTCCGACTGGCGGCACACCGGAAAAACCGGTAGGACTGGTGTATATCGCCGTTGCTTCAGAGAAGGGAACGCGCGTGGCGGAGCACCGGTTCATCGGCAGGCGCAGCGAAGTGAAGTGGCGCGCGTCCCAGGCGGCTCTGGTGATGCTGCGAGAGGAGCTGTTATGA
- a CDS encoding epimerase, whose protein sequence is MRLLVTGSNGFIGQQMVKRLIEEGYTLRTFDRTACASKDWEHVAGDLRDVYTVRRLVQGVDAVVHLGAMSSDRRNAADEVLAVNVQGTWNVLQACAEAGVGRVVYFSSINALGCVGGYRPPEYLPLDDFHPRHPMTPYQLSKHLAEEVCRSYTERYGIVTICFRPVFVLNTAQPSPWWRRAPAEMRAEWGKDELWAYVDLQDVCDAVLLALKVDGVQHDTFLLSAKDTSVEIPTAELVQKYWSHLPWHGDLHAYVAENPYRALIDTSHAAQALGWEAKRSWRDASG, encoded by the coding sequence ATGCGTTTGCTGGTCACAGGAAGCAACGGATTCATCGGACAGCAAATGGTGAAACGGCTGATCGAGGAAGGATACACCCTTCGCACTTTCGACCGCACCGCTTGTGCCAGCAAAGACTGGGAGCATGTGGCAGGTGACCTGCGCGACGTGTATACCGTTCGGAGATTGGTTCAGGGTGTGGACGCAGTGGTTCATCTGGGAGCAATGTCCAGTGACCGTCGCAACGCCGCCGATGAAGTGCTGGCGGTGAACGTGCAGGGCACATGGAACGTGCTACAAGCGTGTGCAGAGGCGGGTGTTGGGCGTGTGGTCTATTTCTCCAGCATCAACGCGCTGGGTTGTGTCGGCGGGTATCGTCCGCCGGAGTATCTCCCGCTGGATGACTTCCACCCACGCCATCCGATGACCCCCTACCAGCTGTCCAAGCATCTGGCGGAGGAGGTCTGTCGCAGCTATACCGAGCGTTACGGCATCGTGACGATATGCTTCCGTCCCGTTTTCGTGCTCAACACGGCGCAACCATCCCCCTGGTGGCGGCGAGCACCTGCCGAGATGCGTGCGGAGTGGGGCAAAGATGAGCTGTGGGCATACGTGGACCTTCAGGACGTTTGCGATGCGGTGTTGCTTGCGCTCAAAGTGGATGGCGTTCAGCATGACACCTTCTTGTTGAGCGCGAAAGACACCAGCGTCGAAATCCCCACAGCGGAACTGGTGCAGAAGTACTGGTCACATCTGCCCTGGCATGGCGACCTCCACGCCTATGTAGCGGAAAACCCCTATCGCGCATTGATTGATACCTCCCATGCCGCTCAGGCACTGGGATGGGAAGCGAAGCGCTCGTGGAGAGATGCTTCGGGATAG